Below is a genomic region from Rosa chinensis cultivar Old Blush chromosome 5, RchiOBHm-V2, whole genome shotgun sequence.
AACAGAAGTAAAGAGGGAACCCATGGCATAAACAATGCAATCCACATTACGTAGCTGATCCATCACAGCTGCGTTTGGAGAAGGGAAGACCTATTCATCAAGAAAAATTGTCTTATATAGGAGTTCAAATTTCAGGAATTGCATAATTAAGCACATAGACAGCCAACATAGATTTCTGAGAATACGAGAGCACCTTGATCATTAGGAAAATCAGGAGGCAAGCCAGTATATTTTCATGAAGTTAAAATCTTTAGAATGTTAAATACCTTGGAGTATTAGAGAAAAGGATAGTGATTTAAGAAAGACTCAAATGTTGGGCATTCATGTAAGtacaagaagaagaataaaaatggaaaattgcTACACTGCacagcaaagaaaagaaaaccttaTTATGCATCATTCACCTCAAGAAGCAAGTTTTGGCCCTCATTTGACATGTAGAACATCCTCTTTATCCTCGAAGAGAGTGCAGGAGGCCAGGAGCTGAAGAGCTTCCCTGTCCACAATAAGCCATTGCTTCAATATATGAGAAGTTCTGGAATATTACCCTGCAACTGAAACTAGAGCAAAATGCAAAGGACATTCAACCTTGAGGTCTTCCCCATTCTCAACATGCTAATTACTAGATATGATAATGGGGCGAGTAGAAGCTGGCTGGTTATTTTACTAGATTCAACCAGCATGTCCAAACAGAGTCGATTAATTGGTCGTCTGAAACGCAACATGGAACTGAGTCAACTGACAAGACCATATAGACTTCAATAAAGCCactttaaaggaaaaaaaatagcaaaaagtataatctttgaaacttaaaattcaaacaaaattCTTTCCCTCTTTAGAGCAGCACTATTACATCGATAACAACACCATTACCACCACAGAGGTCAGAGGACCATGCCCCCACAGCACTGACACCAAAACAATCAAGTTCTCGATACCAAGTTTCGCTACAAATTCAAACTATCAGAATACTTCTAACAGactggccaaaaaaaaaaaaatacttctaagttctaactGCGAAAACCAATAGGTTCTGACTTCCACATCATGAAAACTATATTAACATACCTTATTGACAAGTGACATATATCCCTGGGTTGGATGAGAAATTTCATTCTGGCCTCGTATTATAGTTCCATCCGAGAAATAAACAGCACAAGAAAATCAGCATGATCAAATACCAGCAAAATCTTGCAAGCTATACTATACTAGCTACTTGAACTGATGATGGGCTACGAAAAGAATTAGCATATAGTTGTATTCAAATACCTCGACTTAGAGGGGAGGCCGACAGCGGCCGGCATGGAAGAAAACAGAAGCCACTCAAGCCAGGGCGGCTATGTTTTGGATGAACAATATAGTTTCTTTATCGAAGACggttaaaagagaaaaattatatAGAAAATAAGGTGGAGTCAATTGCCTTTGGTTCGTTGTTTGGTAAAAATCAAAACTTAAACGAATTAGATTATCAGTTCGTTTTCAATTCTGAGCTTGGAAATCCTATTATATAGCAGTTTGCTCAAAATGTTACCAATGCACATACGCCTTAATCGCCTAGGACTCTAATTATTTGCTATATAAACAACGCAGCCCTCTttcaaaaaaatagaaaacaacaaCGTACGCAGCCCAAGCCTAGCCTGAGTAGCCTCCATGCCCCAACCGCAAGCCATGATGATGCGTCCAATCTGCCTcctcctctccctctttctctttggttttctgctCGCCGTTGGTGCTGTTTCCTTCGATGCTTCCTTCGGTCCAGTGGTTGGTGCACCCTGGCCCGTTAACATCAACGACCCCGAGGTGAAAGAGATCGCCGAGTTCGCTGTCTCCGAGTTCAATAAGGAATCTGGGAAAACGTTGGTGTTCCAGAAAGTGGTCAGTGGCCTTGGTCAGGACGTAGCAGGAGTGACTTATGATCTTGTCATTGCGGTCAGGGATGAGTCCTTGCCTAGTAGCCCAATTGTGAATTATGCGTGTTATGTCTGGGAAAGATCTTGGGAGAATTTCAGGAAACTTGAATCCTTCCATCAAGTTCTTCCATCAAGTTAATTAATTAGCGATGATTTCACAATCTATTGTATTGGATGAAGGATGCAATTGTCTaccttgccttttttttttctttttttttttctcgttgTAATAAAGGAGGGGGAGGAAACgattaataaaagttgaataTTTGATATATCGAAAtgttgtgtttttgtttgttttgggttttgaagacATTGGTGCGAGTATAGATCTGAATGATATTGTTGATATAAAGCGACTCAGGTAAGCCCTCCGTCTCCGTTGACAAGTTGTGGTCCTAGGATTTCGCGGTGGCCTCTATCTCCTTTTCTCAGTTTGAGTTGGTGATCGGAATATATATAGAACCCaataggccaatattaataatcGTAccggtataaatatatatttgaacATAGAGAACATAGTGTGGCACACTAGCACTGCTTACTTCAACAATCTATCGAACAATCCCAAGCCCCGAATATGCTTGTACGAACCACATAATAGAACTTGGAGATTACCTGAAGTTGAAGTTTGCGAAAAGGATTTGCTTTTTCAATTGGAAGACAAAAACTATAAATTTTGAAACCCATATTCCTCATGCTTAGGCCTTAGGGAAACGAGTGGTATTGGCGTACTATACACGGAAAAGAATTATATGCATAAGAATCAATTTCCTCAAGCATGATAAAATGATTGCTGTGAcagacatttttctttcttttccagttCATGAATATCAATGTTGATTCAGTAGTGCATCTAAAAACATCTTGTGGAAGGTACTACGTTCTCTGATCTTTTGATCATAAACTGGATGCAGTTCAATTGAATTGAGCCTGCAACATTATCCTTCCAAGTGAATATCTAACAGTTAAAGCAGATAAGTATTCCTGAAATCAAACAGAGTTAAATGTTAGAATAACCAGTAATAGGGGAATCTCTTGAAACATGAACTAGCAAGTGATTTGCCGCCTTACATAACTCCGGCCATGTCTGGATGAACCGGAACAGGAAAAGAATCGGGGGTTCTTACCTCATTAGTTAGTGGTCTTGGATTCTTAGTgactagagaaaaaaaaacaatgaccTCCCAAGTTCCATATTTCGATCCTACGTTAAtcaatttataattttattaatacGTTTATTAATTACACAATAGGCATTAATAGGACAACTTTTAGGTTCACACACCACGAGCATATTCACCTCCATTgttgattaacatacttttatttaataaatttataatctaaCAGTCCATATTTTAAATTAGCCTTCAAatatcatctctgtaaaaaatcaatcgaatcggaaattgtttaattatctacttgaatcaaacaaatgaattGTTCTAACAACgtacacttactactattatgataaaCCGTCCATGtaattcatagaaatgaataactaaaaggtcttcaatttgtttgattttttacagagctaatttttatattacgttatacaacatgaatggttagattaaaaaattataaagttatcaTGCGTTAATCTACAATGGGGATGAATATGCTTATTCACCCAAGAGGTGAACCTACAAATTGTCCGTATTAATATATGGGAGGAGATTAAACATAATAATTTACACATGACTTTCCCATTATATGGTATACTATGTACGTACATAATGGCAACACTTAAATAATAAAGGGGTGCGGCTATTGTTACCCTATCAACTATTTTGTTCACCCTATAAGTTTCTGATTTATTAAATACTAAAATATCTTAATATGAAATTATAATAAAGGAcaatatccaattaaaaattacaataagTTTTTCTTATTATGTACCCCTACATAATACATATTTAATTAAACttcatttttaatattttcatgCATCGTTAAATCCAGTTATGATTGACTAGGACTTCATGAGATCGACTGAGAGTAATGAGGAAGAAGCCAAAAACAATTGAGAGAGATGCAGAGGaagccaaatagaaaaagaattcGAGTTAAGCCCTACATTGAAAAATGGTATTTTGGGTACTGCAAATGGGtaaacaagaaattaagaaaatatgTGTAGGGTGAGAAGAGAATATAGAGTGAATAAAATagttagtagggtggcaatagttGCAGCCATAGTAAAGTGTCATATTAGATCTCACTATTCTACCACATACAATGAGTTTTAAGTGCACTTTGATCTATGGGAGTGTTATTGACTATTTTATTAACTAGTTAATTAATGAAACCTTATTATAAAAAAGGTGATGAAGTCTTAAATAATTTAGTGAGTGGATAATTTAAAGTGTTGTCGTTTCATGatgacatttttttctttattgtgTGTTTTTGATTCAATTAAGCTTGTCAAGATACCATATTGACATTACAATTTAAAGGTATAGTAGTGAGTCAAAAAGTTGTATATACCACATATTGGAGAAATGACACAAAAATTTTGCATCAAAACCTACCCGTACATACTTATATGAATATTAATTTGAatatggaaaatgatttgtgggctcaatgaggcctaagatttgtggtctcaatcctaggtgtcatgtcatgtc
It encodes:
- the LOC112203026 gene encoding cysteine proteinase inhibitor 1; its protein translation is MMMRPICLLLSLFLFGFLLAVGAVSFDASFGPVVGAPWPVNINDPEVKEIAEFAVSEFNKESGKTLVFQKVVSGLGQDVAGVTYDLVIAVRDESLPSSPIVNYACYVWERSWENFRKLESFHQVLPSS